One stretch of Cohnella algarum DNA includes these proteins:
- a CDS encoding aldo/keto reductase, translated as MKARHLQDTIKLRNGVDMPWLGIGVFQVQEGSELVKALRSAVKLGYRSIDTAAIYQNETGVGQGIREALAETGLARESLFVTSKVWNTDLGYEQTLAAYEASLQKLGLDYLDLYLIHWPVEGKYKEAWKALETLYNRGKVRAIGVSNFQIRHLEELKESAEIVPMVNQVEFHPLLTQEPLRAYCEERGIQMEAWSPLMQGQLLDHPLLAELAAKYGKTAAQIILRWDLQHGVVTIPKSTKETRIAENANVFDFELAKDDMKRIDALNENRRVGPDPENFDF; from the coding sequence ATGAAAGCACGACATTTGCAAGATACGATTAAGCTTCGCAACGGAGTCGACATGCCTTGGCTTGGCATCGGCGTTTTCCAGGTTCAAGAAGGAAGCGAGCTCGTGAAAGCTCTCCGGTCGGCGGTCAAGCTCGGCTACCGGAGCATCGACACCGCGGCGATCTATCAAAACGAGACCGGCGTCGGGCAGGGGATCCGCGAAGCGCTCGCGGAAACCGGACTGGCAAGAGAAAGCCTGTTCGTAACATCCAAGGTGTGGAACACCGACCTGGGCTACGAGCAAACATTGGCCGCGTACGAGGCGAGCCTGCAAAAGCTGGGCCTCGACTATTTGGACCTGTACCTCATCCATTGGCCGGTGGAGGGAAAATACAAGGAAGCCTGGAAGGCGCTCGAAACCCTGTATAACCGGGGAAAAGTCCGGGCGATCGGCGTGAGCAATTTTCAAATCCGGCATTTGGAAGAGCTGAAGGAAAGCGCCGAGATCGTGCCGATGGTCAACCAAGTCGAATTCCATCCGCTGTTGACGCAAGAGCCTCTGCGCGCGTACTGCGAAGAACGCGGCATCCAAATGGAGGCCTGGTCGCCGCTCATGCAAGGCCAGCTGCTGGATCATCCGTTGCTGGCGGAGCTTGCGGCCAAGTACGGCAAAACTGCGGCCCAAATCATTCTGCGCTGGGATCTGCAGCACGGCGTCGTCACGATCCCGAAGTCCACGAAAGAAACCCGCATCGCCGAAAACGCGAACGTCTTCGACTTCGAACTCGCGAAGGACGATATGAAGCGCATCGACGCTTTGAACGAAAACCGCCGCGTCGGTCCCGATCCGGAAAACTTCGATTTTTAA
- a CDS encoding sugar phosphate isomerase/epimerase family protein produces MSKPQLGIQLYSVRDRSERDFLGTIREMAEIGYRNVELAGIFGHSAREVRQTLDDAGLKAPSAHIGLPFKEPEKIGEHLKQQIEIALEIGLKRFIVPAYPLAEVPTEDDVAKFAAALQEAGETVKAAGLEFGYHNHAFEFKTVNGKAVIDHLLERVSPDLLFAEFDLGWVKVGGQDPAAYVRKYAGRVPVVHAKDFKDDGVDTEIGRGSVDWDSALAACEETGVEYVIIEQERYDVNSLESAKLNYAWFKARGYE; encoded by the coding sequence ATGAGCAAGCCGCAATTGGGCATTCAGCTTTATTCCGTTCGCGACCGGAGCGAGCGCGATTTTCTCGGAACGATCCGCGAGATGGCGGAAATCGGATATCGCAACGTGGAATTGGCGGGAATTTTCGGCCACTCGGCCCGCGAGGTTCGCCAAACGCTTGACGACGCCGGACTTAAGGCGCCTTCGGCCCATATCGGGCTGCCGTTCAAGGAGCCGGAAAAAATCGGCGAGCACTTGAAGCAGCAGATCGAGATCGCGTTGGAAATCGGACTCAAGCGCTTCATCGTGCCGGCCTATCCGCTTGCGGAAGTGCCGACGGAGGACGACGTGGCGAAATTCGCGGCGGCTTTGCAAGAAGCGGGCGAAACCGTGAAAGCGGCCGGCCTCGAATTCGGCTATCACAACCATGCTTTCGAGTTCAAGACGGTTAATGGCAAAGCAGTCATCGATCATCTGCTGGAGCGGGTTTCCCCGGACTTGCTGTTCGCGGAATTCGACCTCGGTTGGGTTAAAGTAGGCGGCCAGGATCCGGCGGCTTACGTTCGCAAATACGCGGGACGGGTGCCGGTCGTGCACGCCAAGGATTTCAAGGATGACGGCGTCGACACGGAAATCGGACGCGGCTCGGTCGATTGGGATTCGGCGCTCGCGGCTTGCGAGGAAACGGGCGTCGAGTATGTCATCATTGAGCAGGAACGCTACGACGTGAATTCCCTGGAGAGCGCCAAGCTGAACTACGCTTGGTTCAAAGCGCGGGGCTACGAGTAA
- a CDS encoding TVP38/TMEM64 family protein, translated as MDIVDTLKNLTEEDLKSWLEQFRALGPLPGILLTFAKSFVPPLPTLLIVGVNAAVYGLWLGFLYSWIGIVAGCLTTFWIVKKIAGHPFLDRWARKPKVQKSMVWIRRNGFSYVFLLSLFPVGPFVVINIAAGLARMRFGSFLIAIAFGKAIMVMSVSIIGYDLSRFVEHPLQLLYVVAFIAASLWISKKIEAMYTRKTEKNSA; from the coding sequence ATGGATATTGTCGATACCTTAAAAAACTTGACCGAAGAGGACCTGAAAAGCTGGCTGGAGCAATTTCGCGCGCTCGGCCCTCTCCCCGGCATTCTCCTTACGTTCGCCAAATCGTTCGTGCCGCCGCTGCCGACGCTGTTAATCGTCGGAGTAAACGCCGCCGTTTACGGGCTGTGGCTCGGCTTTCTTTATTCCTGGATCGGCATCGTCGCCGGTTGCCTGACGACGTTCTGGATCGTGAAAAAAATCGCCGGCCACCCCTTTTTGGACCGCTGGGCCCGCAAGCCCAAAGTGCAAAAAAGCATGGTTTGGATCCGGCGAAACGGATTCAGCTACGTCTTTTTGCTCAGCCTTTTTCCTGTCGGTCCGTTCGTCGTCATCAATATCGCGGCGGGCTTGGCGCGCATGCGGTTCGGGTCTTTCCTGATCGCGATCGCCTTCGGCAAAGCGATTATGGTGATGTCCGTATCGATCATCGGATACGATTTGTCCCGGTTCGTCGAGCATCCGCTGCAATTGCTGTATGTCGTCGCCTTTATCGCGGCGTCGCTATGGATCAGCAAAAAAATTGAAGCGATGTATACGCGGAAAACGGAAAAAAATTCGGCCTAA
- the tpiA gene encoding triose-phosphate isomerase gives MSRTPIIAGNWKMFKTVSEAVAFVNDVKGKAEVAGVESVVCAPFTALPALVEAVKGTSIKVGAQNLHFEDNGAFTGEISGVMLKDLGVDYVIVGHSERRQYFNETDETVNKKLHAAFKHGLVPILCVGEKLEEREAGKTNEVNRVQTEAAFAGLSAEQAAQVVIAYEPIWAIGTGKSSTATDANEAIAYIRSVVEGLYGADVAAKVRIQYGGSVKPNNVAEYLGQSDIDGALVGGASLEPASYIALVEGAK, from the coding sequence ATGAGCAGAACCCCGATTATCGCAGGCAACTGGAAAATGTTCAAAACGGTTTCCGAAGCGGTCGCTTTCGTGAACGACGTGAAGGGCAAGGCGGAGGTCGCCGGCGTCGAGAGCGTCGTCTGCGCTCCGTTCACGGCGCTTCCGGCGCTCGTCGAAGCCGTAAAAGGCACGTCCATCAAGGTCGGCGCGCAAAACCTGCACTTCGAAGACAACGGCGCGTTCACCGGCGAGATCAGCGGCGTTATGCTGAAGGATCTCGGCGTCGACTACGTCATCGTCGGCCACTCGGAGCGCCGCCAATATTTCAACGAAACGGACGAAACCGTCAACAAGAAGCTGCATGCGGCGTTCAAGCACGGGCTTGTTCCGATTTTGTGCGTCGGCGAAAAGCTCGAAGAGCGCGAAGCCGGCAAAACGAACGAAGTGAACCGCGTGCAGACGGAAGCGGCTTTCGCGGGCTTAAGCGCGGAGCAAGCGGCGCAAGTCGTCATCGCGTACGAGCCGATCTGGGCGATCGGAACGGGCAAATCGTCGACGGCGACGGACGCGAACGAAGCGATCGCGTACATCCGCAGCGTCGTCGAAGGCCTTTACGGCGCCGACGTGGCGGCCAAAGTGCGCATCCAGTACGGCGGCAGCGTCAAGCCGAACAACGTGGCCGAATATCTCGGCCAATCGGACATCGACGGCGCGCTCGTCGGCGGAGCCAGCCTGGAGCCGGCCTCGTACATCGCGCTTGTCGAGGGGGCGAAGTAA
- a CDS encoding phosphoglycerate kinase: MNKKSVRDVDVQGKKVFVRVDFNVPLENGAITDDTRIRETLPTIRFLIERGAKVILASHLGRPKGAVVEELRLTPVAARLSELLGKPVAKADEAIGDAVKAKVAALNDGDVLLLENVRFYEGEEKNDAELAKSFAELADLYVNDAFGAAHRAHASTEGIAHHLPAVAGLLMEKELDVLGRALNDPERPFTAIVGGSKVKDKIDVINKMIEIADNIIIGGGLSYTFFKAQGYEIGQSLCDDSKLELTKEFVEKAKKLGKNFYLPVDIVVSDDFSASANTKIVGVDGIPSDWEGIDIGPKTREIYADVIKNSKLVVWNGPMGVFEIEPFSHGTRAVAQACADTAAYTVIGGGDSAAAAEKFHLADKMDHISTGGGASLEFMEGKALPGVVALNDK; the protein is encoded by the coding sequence ATGAACAAAAAGAGCGTACGCGATGTCGACGTTCAAGGCAAAAAAGTGTTTGTCCGCGTCGACTTTAACGTCCCGCTTGAAAACGGCGCGATTACGGACGACACCCGCATCCGCGAGACGCTGCCGACGATCCGCTTTCTGATCGAGCGCGGCGCCAAAGTCATTCTCGCCAGCCACCTCGGCCGCCCGAAGGGCGCGGTTGTCGAAGAGCTTCGCCTGACTCCGGTCGCGGCGCGCCTTTCCGAGCTGCTGGGCAAGCCCGTCGCGAAAGCCGACGAAGCGATCGGCGACGCCGTCAAGGCGAAAGTCGCGGCTTTGAACGACGGGGACGTGCTGCTGCTTGAAAACGTCCGTTTCTACGAGGGCGAAGAGAAAAACGACGCGGAGCTCGCGAAGTCGTTCGCCGAGCTGGCCGATCTGTACGTCAACGACGCGTTCGGCGCCGCTCACCGCGCCCACGCGTCGACCGAAGGCATCGCGCATCATCTGCCGGCCGTCGCCGGCCTTCTGATGGAGAAGGAGCTCGACGTGCTCGGCCGCGCGCTGAACGATCCGGAGCGTCCGTTCACCGCCATCGTCGGCGGCTCCAAGGTCAAGGACAAAATCGACGTGATCAACAAGATGATCGAGATCGCGGACAACATCATTATCGGCGGCGGTCTTTCCTATACGTTTTTCAAGGCGCAAGGCTATGAAATCGGCCAATCGCTGTGCGACGATTCGAAGCTGGAGCTGACGAAGGAATTCGTCGAAAAGGCGAAAAAGCTCGGCAAAAATTTCTACCTGCCGGTCGACATCGTCGTTTCCGACGACTTCAGCGCTTCGGCGAACACGAAAATCGTCGGCGTGGACGGCATCCCTTCGGACTGGGAAGGCATCGACATCGGACCGAAAACCCGCGAAATTTATGCGGACGTCATCAAAAATTCCAAGCTCGTCGTTTGGAACGGACCGATGGGCGTATTCGAAATCGAGCCGTTCTCGCACGGCACGCGGGCGGTCGCCCAAGCTTGCGCGGACACGGCGGCTTATACGGTTATCGGCGGGGGAGATTCGGCGGCCGCGGCCGAGAAGTTCCACCTGGCGGACAAGATGGACCACATTTCCACCGGCGGCGGCGCGTCCCTGGAGTTTATGGAGGGCAAAGCCCTGCCAGGCGTCGTGGCGCTGAACGACAAGTGA
- a CDS encoding DUF3817 domain-containing protein produces the protein MSTSYRLFKWVSYAEGISFLVLLLIAMPLKYMVDIPEPVTVIGMIHGVLFAAYVAGIAWMTILHRWRLVWALGALAAAFLPFGPFVFEAFLKRKWAS, from the coding sequence ATGTCGACTTCTTACCGGCTGTTCAAATGGGTCAGCTACGCCGAAGGCATATCCTTTCTCGTGCTGCTGCTGATTGCGATGCCATTAAAGTATATGGTGGATATTCCCGAGCCGGTCACGGTTATCGGAATGATTCACGGCGTTCTTTTTGCCGCGTACGTGGCCGGGATCGCCTGGATGACGATTTTGCACCGCTGGCGGTTGGTTTGGGCGCTCGGGGCGCTGGCCGCCGCTTTTCTCCCGTTCGGTCCGTTCGTTTTCGAGGCGTTTTTGAAGCGCAAATGGGCATCGTGA
- the secG gene encoding preprotein translocase subunit SecG — MEALEVILKILLIIFSLGLITVVLLQRGKSAGLSGAISGGAEHLFGKQKARGLDLFLQRLTVGLAVGFFVLSLVVAYVVKA; from the coding sequence ATGGAAGCACTTGAAGTAATCTTGAAAATTTTGCTGATCATTTTCTCGCTTGGCCTGATTACTGTCGTCCTTCTTCAACGCGGGAAGAGCGCGGGGCTGTCGGGCGCCATCTCCGGCGGGGCAGAGCACTTGTTCGGCAAGCAGAAGGCACGCGGCCTGGACCTGTTTTTGCAGCGTCTGACGGTCGGACTGGCGGTCGGCTTTTTCGTTTTGTCGCTGGTCGTAGCCTATGTCGTAAAAGCGTAA
- the eno gene encoding phosphopyruvate hydratase produces MTIISDVYAREVLDSRGNPTVEVEVTLESGARGTAIVPSGASTGAYEAVELRDGDKDRYLGKGVLKAVENVNSIIAPEIIGYDALDQVAIDRKMIELDGTPNKAKLGANAILAVSIAVARAAADALDVSLSAYLGGFNAKVLPVPMMNIVNGGAHADNNVDVQEFMVLPVGAPSFKEALRTGAEIFHALKAVLKAKGLNTAVGDEGGFAPNFGSNEEALSTIIEAIEKAGYKPGVDVFLGMDVASTEFFKDGKYHLEGEGKSFTSAEFVDLLASWVDKYPLITIEDGCSEDDWEGWKLLTEKLGDKVQLVGDDLFVTNTERLSQGIEKGIGNSILVKVNQIGSLTETFDAIEMAKRAGYTAVISHRSGESEDSTIADIAVATNAGQIKTGAPSRTDRVAKYNQLLRIEDRLGSTAQYAGKSAFYNLRSFK; encoded by the coding sequence ATGACGATCATTTCCGACGTTTACGCACGCGAAGTCCTCGACTCCCGCGGCAATCCGACCGTTGAAGTCGAAGTAACCCTGGAATCCGGCGCTCGCGGCACGGCCATCGTGCCGTCCGGCGCTTCCACCGGCGCTTACGAGGCCGTCGAACTGCGCGACGGCGACAAGGACCGCTACCTGGGCAAAGGCGTACTGAAAGCCGTCGAAAACGTCAACTCGATCATCGCGCCGGAAATCATCGGTTACGACGCGCTGGATCAAGTGGCGATCGACCGCAAAATGATCGAGCTGGACGGCACGCCGAACAAGGCGAAGCTGGGCGCCAACGCCATCCTGGCCGTCTCCATCGCCGTGGCTCGCGCAGCCGCCGACGCTCTCGACGTTTCGCTTTCCGCTTACCTGGGCGGCTTCAACGCCAAAGTTCTGCCGGTTCCGATGATGAACATCGTCAACGGCGGCGCTCACGCCGACAACAACGTCGACGTGCAAGAGTTCATGGTCCTGCCGGTCGGCGCTCCTTCCTTCAAGGAAGCTCTGCGCACGGGCGCGGAAATTTTCCATGCTCTGAAAGCCGTTCTGAAGGCAAAAGGCCTGAACACGGCCGTAGGCGACGAAGGCGGCTTCGCGCCGAACTTCGGCTCCAACGAAGAAGCTTTGTCCACGATCATCGAAGCGATCGAAAAAGCGGGCTACAAGCCGGGCGTCGACGTGTTCCTCGGCATGGACGTCGCTTCCACCGAATTTTTCAAAGACGGCAAGTACCACCTGGAAGGCGAAGGCAAGTCCTTCACCTCCGCGGAATTCGTCGATCTGCTCGCGAGCTGGGTAGACAAATACCCGCTGATCACGATCGAAGACGGCTGTTCCGAAGACGACTGGGAAGGCTGGAAGCTGCTCACCGAAAAGCTGGGCGACAAAGTCCAACTCGTCGGCGACGACCTGTTCGTCACGAACACCGAGCGCCTGTCCCAAGGCATCGAGAAGGGCATCGGCAACTCGATCCTCGTCAAGGTCAACCAAATCGGCTCCCTGACCGAAACGTTCGACGCGATCGAAATGGCGAAGCGCGCCGGCTACACGGCCGTCATCTCGCACCGTTCCGGCGAATCCGAAGACAGCACGATCGCCGACATCGCGGTCGCGACGAACGCCGGCCAAATCAAAACCGGCGCTCCGTCCCGTACGGACCGCGTAGCGAAGTACAACCAGCTGCTTCGCATCGAAGACCGCCTGGGCAGCACCGCGCAATACGCCGGCAAGTCCGCGTTCTACAACCTGCGCAGCTTCAAGTAA
- the rnr gene encoding ribonuclease R, with protein sequence MPVPLCTEQELLDFMRESAYKPLTYQELEKHFELEDAAEFKAFLKLLNELEHQGKIMRTRTERYGVPERMNLVRGRLQAHAKGFAFLLPDEQDHPDLYIHANDLKGAMNGDIVLGRVTSKSEGGSRMEGEVVRIVRRAVTQVVGTFENHESYGFVLPDDKRINKDIFVRPEGFHGAVTGQKVVVSIIHYPEGRSAAEGEIVEILGHKDDPGVDILSIIRKHGLPEAFPAEALAEAEAAPDTIREDEIAEQGRRDLRNRAIVTIDGEDAKDLDDAVNVERLPNGNLLLGVHIADVGYYVREKSRLDEEAYSRGCSVYLVDRVIPMLPHRLSNGICSLHPKVDRLTLTCEMEFEPKTLRRVRHDIYTSVIRTAERMTYTNVRKILVDKDPELLERYAPLVDMFRLMEELAMGLRKSRMQRGAIDFDFQESKVIVDEEGKPVDIVKRERSVAEQIIEEFMLAANETVAEHFHWLKVPFLYRIHEEPDSEKLMTFVQFASNFGYAVRGKGNSVHPRALQTLLEEIRDTKEETVISTMMLRSMKQAKYDSQSLGHFGLAAEFYTHFTSPIRRYPDLVIHRIIRETLESGGMPKEDRLDALAQRMPDIAQQSSERERVAVDAERDTEKLKKAEFMLDKIGEEFDGIISGVTGFGMFVELENTVEGLIRLSDLSDDYYHFHELHMALIGERTSKMYRIGDEVRIRVARVNMDDYNIDFEMVDMKPRRAGKMNVVGAGAFGGGRGGFGRKKRGRREEPAAFGGAAAGGGKRRKGAGVAAGAAAAGRKSKQRRGSGGVALGAAPGAGAAEPPLRAKRGGKGGSAAAGAGGGKGAGRRGGRPAPAEAAEFAVEPPVNRDSADYIPPAPARKVALDMWGLPIPPAGRRSRNHDDDEVGFTVSRGRKRGSGERAAGTGGSAGIIGAVGGRKRNGSKKKPALTLAPAGEKAAKPSKRKKTKK encoded by the coding sequence ATGCCGGTGCCATTGTGTACGGAGCAGGAACTGCTCGATTTCATGCGCGAAAGCGCGTATAAACCATTGACGTACCAAGAGCTGGAAAAGCATTTCGAATTGGAGGACGCCGCGGAATTCAAGGCGTTTTTGAAGCTGTTGAACGAACTGGAGCATCAGGGAAAAATCATGCGGACCCGCACGGAGCGCTACGGCGTGCCCGAGCGGATGAATCTGGTGCGCGGCAGGCTGCAGGCGCATGCGAAAGGCTTCGCCTTCCTGCTGCCGGACGAGCAGGACCATCCCGACCTGTATATTCACGCCAACGACTTGAAGGGCGCCATGAACGGCGACATCGTGCTGGGGCGCGTGACGTCGAAGAGCGAAGGCGGCTCCCGGATGGAAGGGGAAGTCGTCCGCATCGTCAGGCGCGCGGTGACCCAGGTCGTCGGCACGTTTGAAAACCACGAAAGCTACGGCTTCGTGCTGCCGGACGACAAGCGGATCAATAAAGATATTTTTGTCCGGCCCGAAGGGTTTCACGGCGCGGTGACCGGGCAGAAGGTCGTCGTCAGCATCATTCATTACCCGGAAGGCCGTTCGGCGGCGGAAGGCGAAATCGTCGAAATTCTCGGCCATAAGGACGATCCGGGCGTCGATATTTTGAGCATCATTCGCAAGCACGGACTGCCGGAAGCTTTTCCGGCGGAAGCGCTGGCCGAGGCGGAGGCCGCTCCGGATACGATCCGGGAGGACGAAATCGCGGAGCAAGGCCGCCGCGACCTCCGCAACCGGGCAATCGTGACGATCGACGGCGAGGACGCCAAGGATCTCGACGACGCGGTCAACGTGGAGCGGCTTCCGAACGGAAATTTGCTGCTCGGCGTCCATATCGCGGACGTCGGCTACTACGTCCGCGAGAAGTCCCGGCTTGACGAGGAGGCGTACAGTCGCGGGTGCAGCGTGTACCTGGTCGACCGCGTCATTCCGATGCTGCCGCACCGGCTGTCGAACGGCATTTGCTCGCTTCACCCGAAGGTGGACCGGCTGACGCTGACGTGCGAGATGGAATTCGAGCCGAAGACGCTGCGGCGGGTTCGCCACGACATTTATACGAGCGTGATCCGCACGGCGGAGCGGATGACGTATACGAACGTGCGCAAAATTTTGGTCGACAAGGATCCCGAGCTGCTGGAGCGCTACGCGCCGCTGGTCGACATGTTCCGACTGATGGAGGAGCTGGCGATGGGGCTGCGGAAGAGCCGGATGCAGCGCGGGGCGATCGATTTCGATTTTCAGGAATCGAAGGTGATCGTGGACGAGGAAGGCAAGCCGGTCGACATCGTGAAAAGGGAGCGCTCCGTCGCGGAGCAGATCATCGAGGAGTTCATGCTTGCGGCGAACGAGACGGTCGCGGAACACTTTCACTGGCTGAAGGTGCCGTTTCTGTACCGAATTCACGAGGAGCCGGACAGCGAAAAGCTGATGACGTTCGTGCAGTTCGCGAGCAACTTCGGCTACGCCGTGCGCGGCAAGGGCAATTCGGTGCACCCGCGCGCGCTGCAAACGCTGCTGGAGGAAATCCGCGACACGAAGGAAGAGACGGTCATCAGCACGATGATGCTCCGCTCGATGAAGCAGGCGAAGTACGACTCGCAAAGCCTCGGGCATTTCGGGCTGGCGGCGGAGTTTTACACTCACTTCACGTCGCCGATTCGCCGGTATCCGGATCTGGTCATCCACCGGATTATCCGCGAGACGCTCGAAAGCGGCGGCATGCCGAAGGAGGACCGGCTCGATGCGCTCGCGCAGCGGATGCCGGATATCGCGCAGCAGTCGTCCGAACGCGAGCGGGTGGCGGTCGACGCGGAGCGCGATACGGAGAAGCTGAAGAAAGCCGAGTTCATGCTGGACAAAATCGGCGAGGAGTTCGACGGCATCATCAGCGGCGTGACGGGCTTCGGCATGTTCGTGGAGCTGGAAAACACGGTGGAAGGGCTCATTCGGCTGAGCGACCTTTCCGACGACTACTACCACTTCCACGAGCTGCACATGGCGCTCATCGGCGAGCGCACGTCGAAAATGTACCGCATCGGCGACGAGGTCCGCATTCGCGTCGCGCGCGTCAACATGGACGACTATAACATCGACTTCGAGATGGTCGACATGAAGCCTCGCCGCGCAGGCAAGATGAACGTCGTCGGCGCCGGAGCGTTCGGGGGCGGCCGCGGCGGATTCGGCCGCAAGAAGCGCGGCCGCCGGGAAGAGCCGGCGGCGTTCGGCGGCGCGGCCGCGGGCGGCGGCAAGCGCCGCAAGGGCGCCGGCGTCGCGGCTGGCGCGGCCGCGGCGGGGCGCAAGAGCAAGCAGCGCCGGGGCAGCGGCGGCGTTGCGCTGGGGGCGGCGCCGGGAGCGGGCGCCGCAGAGCCGCCGCTCCGCGCGAAGCGGGGCGGCAAGGGCGGCTCCGCCGCCGCCGGAGCCGGCGGCGGGAAGGGAGCCGGCCGGCGCGGCGGGCGGCCGGCACCGGCGGAGGCGGCGGAGTTCGCCGTCGAGCCGCCGGTGAACCGCGACTCGGCGGACTACATTCCGCCGGCCCCCGCCCGCAAAGTCGCGCTCGACATGTGGGGCCTGCCGATCCCGCCTGCCGGCCGCCGCTCCCGGAACCATGACGACGATGAGGTCGGGTTCACCGTTTCCCGGGGCCGAAAACGGGGGTCCGGCGAGAGAGCCGCGGGCACCGGCGGATCCGCGGGTATCATCGGTGCCGTCGGTGGCCGGAAACGGAACGGCAGCAAGAAAAAACCGGCCCTGACGCTTGCCCCCGCAGGCGAAAAGGCCGCCAAGCCGTCCAAACGCAAAAAAACGAAAAAGTAG
- the gpmI gene encoding 2,3-bisphosphoglycerate-independent phosphoglycerate mutase, whose product MSSAPKPVALIILDGFGLRNDVTGNAVAQANKPNYDKYWSEFPHTQLTAQGEAVGLPEGQMGNSEVGHLNIGAGRIVYQDLTRITKSIREGDFYRNETLLAAARHAKQNGKKLHFYGLLSDGGVHSHIAHLFALLDLAKSEQLDEVYIHAFLDGRDVAPDSAVGYLQQLQAKIDEVGIGKIATIQGRYYAMDRDKRWDRVEKSYRAMVYGDGPTAVDPVQAVKASYESSVMDEFVLPTVIVGADGKPVGLVESGDSVIFFNFRPDRAIQLSQVFTNEDFRGFDRGEKAPKDLHFVCLTLFSETVGGFVAYKPKELDNTLGEVLVQQGKKQLRIAETEKYPHVTFFFSGGRDVQLPGETRILINSPKVATYDLKPEMSAYEVADAAVKEIEEDKHDAIILNFANPDMVGHSGLLEPTIKAVEATDECLGRVVDAVLAKGGVAVIIADHGNADMVIDENGRPHTAHTTNPVPCIVTKKGVALRDGGILADVAPTLLTLLELPQPAEMTGQTLIQNA is encoded by the coding sequence ATGAGCAGCGCTCCGAAACCGGTTGCCCTCATCATTCTCGACGGCTTCGGCCTGCGGAACGACGTCACGGGCAACGCGGTCGCGCAAGCGAACAAACCGAATTACGACAAGTACTGGTCCGAATTTCCCCATACGCAATTGACCGCGCAAGGGGAAGCCGTCGGATTGCCGGAAGGCCAGATGGGCAACTCCGAGGTCGGCCACCTCAATATCGGCGCTGGACGGATCGTCTACCAGGACTTGACCCGGATCACGAAGTCGATCCGCGAAGGGGATTTTTACCGCAACGAAACGCTGCTCGCGGCGGCTCGCCACGCCAAGCAAAACGGCAAGAAGCTGCACTTCTACGGCCTGCTGTCCGACGGCGGCGTTCACAGCCATATCGCGCACCTGTTCGCGCTGCTGGACCTGGCCAAGTCGGAGCAGCTTGACGAAGTTTACATTCATGCGTTTTTGGACGGCCGCGACGTTGCGCCGGACAGCGCGGTCGGGTACTTACAGCAGCTGCAAGCGAAGATCGACGAGGTCGGCATCGGCAAAATCGCCACGATCCAGGGCCGGTACTATGCGATGGACCGCGACAAGCGCTGGGATCGCGTCGAGAAATCGTACCGCGCCATGGTGTACGGCGACGGTCCGACCGCCGTCGATCCGGTTCAGGCGGTTAAAGCTTCGTACGAAAGCTCCGTCATGGACGAGTTCGTGCTGCCGACGGTCATCGTCGGCGCGGACGGCAAACCGGTCGGCCTCGTCGAATCGGGCGACTCGGTCATTTTCTTCAATTTCCGTCCCGACCGGGCGATCCAGCTTTCGCAGGTGTTCACGAACGAAGATTTTCGCGGCTTCGACCGCGGCGAGAAGGCGCCGAAGGATTTGCACTTCGTCTGCCTGACGCTGTTCTCCGAGACGGTCGGCGGCTTCGTCGCCTACAAGCCGAAGGAGCTCGACAATACGCTCGGCGAAGTGCTCGTGCAGCAGGGCAAGAAGCAGCTGCGGATCGCCGAAACCGAGAAGTATCCGCACGTCACGTTTTTCTTCAGCGGCGGACGCGACGTCCAGCTGCCGGGAGAGACGCGGATTCTGATCAATTCGCCGAAGGTGGCCACGTACGACCTGAAGCCGGAAATGAGCGCCTACGAGGTCGCGGACGCCGCGGTGAAGGAAATCGAAGAAGACAAGCATGACGCGATCATTCTCAATTTCGCCAACCCCGACATGGTCGGCCACTCCGGTCTCCTGGAACCGACGATCAAAGCGGTGGAGGCGACCGACGAATGCCTCGGCCGCGTCGTCGACGCCGTTCTCGCGAAAGGCGGCGTGGCGGTCATCATCGCCGATCACGGCAACGCCGACATGGTCATCGACGAAAACGGCCGTCCGCACACCGCGCATACGACGAATCCGGTGCCGTGCATCGTGACCAAGAAAGGCGTCGCGCTGCGCGACGGCGGCATTCTGGCGGATGTGGCGCCGACGCTGCTGACGCTGCTGGAGCTGCCGCAGCCGGCGGAGATGACGGGCCAAACGCTGATTCAAAACGCTTAA